The following coding sequences are from one Collimonas arenae window:
- a CDS encoding winged helix-turn-helix transcriptional regulator — MAKRKSLKDDSCPVARSLDMIGDRWSLLIIRDAFDGMRRFGEFQKSLGVARNILADRLHTLVDDGILEVVPASDGSAYQEYVLTAKGLELFPVMVGLRQWGESHLFAKGEAHSRLVESRSGKVIQKMALQSRDGRVLGPADTVVQKLKPGRD; from the coding sequence ATGGCCAAGAGAAAAAGTTTGAAGGACGACAGTTGTCCGGTGGCGCGTTCGCTCGACATGATCGGCGATCGCTGGTCGCTGCTGATCATCCGTGACGCGTTTGACGGCATGCGCCGTTTTGGCGAATTCCAGAAGAGCCTGGGTGTGGCGCGCAATATCCTCGCCGATCGTCTGCACACGCTTGTCGATGACGGGATACTGGAAGTGGTGCCGGCTTCCGACGGCAGCGCGTATCAGGAATATGTGCTGACCGCCAAAGGTCTGGAGCTGTTCCCGGTGATGGTGGGGTTGCGGCAATGGGGAGAGAGCCACCTGTTTGCGAAAGGCGAAGCGCATTCCAGGCTGGTCGAGAGCCGTAGCGGCAAGGTAATCCAGAAAATGGCTTTGCAGTCGCGCGATGGCCGGGTGCTCGGGCCGGCCGATACGGTGGTGCAGAAACTCAAGCCAGGCCGCGATTAG
- a CDS encoding MFS transporter: MSKLLVMLFATACALSVANVYYAQPLLDALAHDFGLSLAAVGIVITATQVGCALALLLVVPLGDLLDRRRLTLVQLMLLCTALLAVAAASSALLLLIGMLAVGLLGTAMTQGLIAYAANSAAPAERGRVVGAAQGGVVIGLLLARSLAGWIADLAGWRAVYLVSAVISLLMLIALRRLLPQSSAPAERLPYTTLLGSMFTLLARERVLQIRGVLAMLMFAAFSAFWSALVLPLSAPPYSFSHSAIGAFGLVGVAGALAAARAGEWADRGYGQSTTRAALLLLLASWLALGFMGHSLWLLILGILLLDLGGQALHVTNQSMIFASQPAAHSRLVGCYMLFYAVGSGIGAILSTAVYAAAGWNGVCVLGAGISLLALLFWKLTLRHMPKTACLPAAPLYSSDGAGA, from the coding sequence ATGTCAAAACTGCTGGTAATGCTGTTTGCGACAGCCTGCGCATTGAGCGTAGCCAATGTCTACTATGCACAACCTCTGCTGGATGCATTGGCTCACGACTTCGGTCTGAGCCTCGCTGCGGTCGGCATCGTCATCACGGCCACCCAGGTCGGCTGCGCGCTGGCGCTGCTGCTGGTGGTACCACTAGGCGACCTGCTGGACCGCCGGCGCCTGACGCTGGTGCAACTGATGCTGTTATGCACGGCGTTGCTGGCGGTGGCCGCGGCGTCTTCAGCACTCCTGCTGCTGATCGGCATGCTCGCGGTCGGGCTACTGGGAACCGCCATGACGCAAGGACTGATTGCCTACGCCGCCAATTCAGCGGCCCCGGCCGAACGCGGACGCGTGGTCGGCGCGGCCCAAGGCGGCGTCGTGATCGGCCTGCTGCTGGCGCGCAGCTTGGCGGGATGGATCGCCGATCTGGCCGGCTGGCGCGCAGTCTACCTGGTCTCGGCCGTCATTTCCTTGTTGATGCTGATTGCGCTGCGACGCTTGCTGCCGCAATCATCGGCGCCAGCCGAGCGCCTTCCCTACACCACATTGCTTGGCTCGATGTTCACCTTGCTGGCACGCGAGCGTGTGCTGCAAATCCGCGGTGTACTGGCCATGTTGATGTTTGCCGCATTCAGCGCTTTCTGGAGCGCGCTGGTGCTGCCGTTGAGCGCACCGCCCTATTCGTTCTCGCATAGCGCGATCGGCGCATTTGGGCTAGTCGGCGTGGCTGGCGCTTTGGCGGCGGCACGTGCCGGAGAATGGGCCGATCGCGGTTACGGTCAATCGACCACCCGCGCGGCGTTGCTGCTATTGTTGGCTTCATGGCTGGCGCTTGGATTCATGGGACACAGCTTGTGGCTCCTGATTCTCGGCATCCTGCTGCTGGACCTGGGTGGACAAGCGCTGCACGTCACCAACCAGAGCATGATTTTCGCCAGCCAGCCTGCTGCACATAGCCGGCTGGTCGGTTGCTACATGTTGTTCTACGCGGTCGGCAGCGGCATCGGTGCGATCTTGTCGACCGCCGTCTACGCTGCCGCAGGATGGAACGGCGTCTGCGTGCTTGGTGCAGGCATCAGTTTGCTGGCACTGCTATTTTGGAAGCTGACTCTGCGGCATATGCCCAAAACTGCATGCCTCCCGGCAGCGCCGCTTTACAGCAGCGATGGCGCTGGCGCTTGA
- a CDS encoding MFS transporter: MSRSAAFANNRRHRWKVLGVGVAANASFSAAFSGIPITAVLIRSSYQLGNAELGLVLGLMGLGIALSELPWGLLTDRWGDRPVLLSGLAATAVALLLMALFVAPAPGHVPGLPLLAAGLLLVGLLGGSVNGSSGRAVMTWFDESERGLAMSIRQTAVPLGGATGALILPALAAHLGFAAVYGVLAAFCTITLFFTWLWLHEPASKLHGKSAAHSVTAVPAPLKDLRLWSIVAAIGVLCAPQFAILSFGTVFLHDFSHAGIIAITFAMTTLQCGAMVMRIWSGRWTDRHRNRREFLRVCTIASAIAFAALAALVAIAGQLPTLPSFMTVLLVATLALTGICVSAWHGVAYTELATIAGARNAGTALGMANTSVFVMCFLTPLAIPHILTFGSWPGVWLAGSLCALIALAFFPKPAPVATACPQQAF; the protein is encoded by the coding sequence ATGTCCCGATCTGCCGCCTTCGCCAACAACCGCCGTCATCGCTGGAAAGTATTAGGTGTCGGCGTCGCCGCCAACGCCAGTTTTTCAGCAGCATTCAGCGGCATTCCAATCACCGCCGTACTCATCCGTTCCAGTTACCAGTTGGGCAATGCGGAACTGGGATTGGTGCTGGGCCTGATGGGTCTTGGTATTGCACTGAGTGAACTGCCGTGGGGCCTGCTTACCGATCGCTGGGGCGATCGTCCGGTGCTGCTGTCCGGCCTCGCCGCCACCGCCGTCGCATTGTTGCTGATGGCATTGTTCGTTGCGCCAGCGCCCGGCCACGTGCCCGGCCTGCCGCTGCTGGCCGCCGGCTTGCTGTTGGTTGGCCTGCTAGGAGGCAGCGTCAACGGTTCCAGCGGCCGTGCAGTGATGACCTGGTTTGACGAAAGCGAACGCGGCCTGGCCATGAGCATCCGTCAGACCGCAGTGCCGCTGGGTGGTGCCACCGGCGCACTGATCCTGCCAGCGCTGGCCGCCCATCTCGGCTTTGCCGCGGTGTACGGCGTGCTTGCCGCATTCTGCACGATTACCCTGTTTTTTACCTGGCTGTGGCTGCACGAACCAGCCAGCAAGCTTCACGGTAAAAGCGCGGCGCATTCCGTCACAGCTGTACCCGCCCCATTAAAGGATCTTCGATTGTGGAGCATCGTCGCCGCCATCGGCGTCCTCTGCGCGCCGCAGTTTGCGATACTGTCGTTCGGCACGGTGTTCCTGCACGATTTCAGCCACGCTGGCATCATCGCCATCACCTTCGCCATGACGACCTTGCAATGTGGCGCGATGGTGATGCGCATCTGGAGCGGCCGCTGGACCGATCGCCATCGCAACCGACGCGAGTTCCTGCGCGTCTGCACCATCGCCAGCGCGATTGCCTTCGCTGCGCTGGCCGCACTGGTCGCCATCGCCGGACAACTGCCGACGTTGCCGTCATTCATGACAGTGCTGTTGGTCGCCACCCTGGCACTGACCGGGATCTGCGTATCTGCCTGGCACGGCGTTGCCTACACCGAACTGGCCACTATCGCCGGCGCCCGCAATGCCGGCACCGCACTCGGCATGGCCAACACCAGCGTATTCGTGATGTGCTTCCTGACACCCTTGGCCATCCCACATATCCTGACCTTCGGCAGTTGGCCGGGCGTATGGCTGGCGGGCAGCCTGTGCGCACTGATCGCGCTAGCGTTTTTCCCTAAGCCAGCGCCAGTCGCAACCGCATGCCCGCAGCAGGCCTTTTAG
- a CDS encoding PAAR domain-containing protein has protein sequence MTDRPICREGDATSHGGQVITASGSMMIDGRRNARVGDAVSCPEHGDNQIVEGCSMLDEGVSVVLHACKTACGSTVIATGSFTVAS, from the coding sequence ATGACGGATCGTCCAATTTGCCGCGAAGGCGACGCCACCAGCCATGGTGGCCAGGTGATAACCGCAAGTGGCAGCATGATGATCGATGGCCGTCGCAATGCACGCGTCGGCGATGCGGTCAGTTGCCCGGAGCACGGCGACAACCAGATTGTCGAGGGCTGCAGCATGCTTGACGAAGGGGTTTCGGTGGTACTGCATGCATGCAAAACTGCGTGCGGCAGCACGGTGATTGCGACTGGTAGTTTTACTGTCGCATCGTAA
- a CDS encoding MFS transporter, protein MPEPVQRAAVIGVWAGFGGAAMAAGPLVGGILIQLFDWRSIFLANLLLGMLGMWLTWGIASERRRMPARSLDLAGQGTAIVALGTLIAVLIEAPAYGWRSAPILTGCVVSAAAAIMFLMLERHRLQPMLPLSFFRNGTFSGATLVSLASALTFYGLVFVLSLYFQQQKHYSPLRTGLAFLPLTALVAAGSIVSNRLVSRYGARRLVFAALGLYAAGFLGLLVATLASSYWLLALPMPAVGFAAGLITPAATAALMTAIEQERAGIAAGVLNSARQTGAALGVAIFGAMIASVQSFQAGMQLALWVAAAASLAVALAWRLALAQAPAPSLL, encoded by the coding sequence TTGCCCGAGCCTGTGCAACGGGCTGCCGTCATCGGCGTCTGGGCCGGGTTTGGCGGCGCGGCGATGGCGGCCGGGCCGCTGGTGGGCGGCATCTTGATCCAGCTGTTCGACTGGCGCAGCATCTTCCTTGCGAACCTACTGCTCGGCATGCTTGGCATGTGGCTGACCTGGGGGATCGCAAGCGAGCGCAGAAGAATGCCGGCGCGGTCGCTCGACCTGGCAGGGCAGGGCACGGCGATCGTGGCGCTCGGCACATTGATTGCGGTATTGATCGAAGCACCCGCATATGGATGGCGCAGCGCACCGATATTGACCGGCTGCGTCGTCAGCGCTGCCGCCGCCATCATGTTCCTGATGCTGGAGCGGCACCGGCTGCAACCGATGCTGCCGCTGTCTTTTTTCAGGAACGGAACATTCTCCGGCGCGACCCTTGTCTCACTGGCCTCGGCGCTGACTTTCTATGGATTGGTATTTGTTCTGAGCCTATATTTCCAGCAGCAGAAACATTATTCGCCGCTACGCACCGGCCTGGCATTTCTACCGTTGACCGCGTTGGTGGCTGCCGGCAGCATCGTCTCCAATCGCCTGGTCAGCCGTTATGGCGCGCGTCGACTGGTGTTCGCCGCGCTGGGCTTATACGCCGCTGGCTTTCTCGGTTTGCTGGTCGCCACCCTGGCATCGTCATACTGGTTGCTGGCATTGCCGATGCCGGCTGTCGGCTTTGCCGCAGGATTGATTACGCCGGCGGCGACGGCAGCATTGATGACAGCAATCGAGCAAGAGCGCGCCGGTATTGCGGCCGGTGTGCTCAACTCGGCGCGGCAAACCGGAGCGGCGCTGGGCGTCGCCATTTTTGGCGCGATGATCGCCTCGGTCCAGTCGTTTCAGGCTGGCATGCAACTGGCCTTATGGGTGGCTGCAGCCGCATCGTTGGCGGTGGCGTTAGCCTGGCGACTGGCCTTGGCTCAAGCGCCAGCGCCATCGCTGCTGTAA
- a CDS encoding MFS transporter, giving the protein MLNLTSGQRRILAATSLSYVVVILDTSIVNVALERIAGALATDIGGLQWVVNAYTLSLASLLLSGGTLSDRWGARNMYFAGLAVFTLASAWCGLSNGLHLLVMARALQGAGAAMLLPSSLTLIKQACPSLCNGLPSSASGPGLAARRWRPGRWWAAS; this is encoded by the coding sequence ATGCTCAACCTCACTTCCGGACAGCGCCGCATTTTGGCGGCAACCAGTCTCAGCTATGTCGTTGTGATTCTGGATACCTCTATCGTCAATGTCGCACTGGAGCGCATCGCCGGCGCGTTGGCCACCGATATTGGCGGACTGCAATGGGTAGTGAACGCATATACCCTGAGTTTGGCCAGCTTGCTGTTGAGCGGTGGTACCTTGAGCGATCGTTGGGGCGCGCGGAATATGTATTTTGCCGGTCTCGCCGTGTTTACCTTGGCCTCGGCCTGGTGCGGCTTGAGTAACGGCTTGCATCTCCTTGTCATGGCCCGTGCTCTGCAAGGAGCCGGTGCGGCAATGCTGTTGCCGTCGTCTCTGACCCTGATCAAGCAGGCTTGCCCGAGCCTGTGCAACGGGCTGCCGTCATCGGCGTCTGGGCCGGGTTTGGCGGCGCGGCGATGGCGGCCGGGCCGCTGGTGGGCGGCATCTTGA
- a CDS encoding LysR substrate-binding domain-containing protein: protein MRQISFDLDIMRTFVAGIDLGSYAKAADRLGRSTSAVSAQLKKLEEQAGAPIFRKAGRGLALTDAGQTLLGYARRLLELNDETASAVRGIELEGEVKLGLQEDFGEALLSAVLGRFMRAHPKVRVEVCVARSSELRERASLGRIDLALLWEGTPPALNGERVADLPLCWIGPVQDNLDWQRPVDDPNAAASAPLSLVLLDAPCLLRDIASTALDTAGIPWRHAFTSASLSALWAASAAGLGLTVRTPIGLPASLRILDPQQAGLPSLPSIGLSLYRAQAMAGPAVTRLEELLLQAVQDAIRKVAPA, encoded by the coding sequence ATGCGCCAAATCAGCTTTGACCTGGACATCATGCGGACCTTCGTCGCCGGCATTGACCTCGGCAGTTACGCCAAGGCGGCCGACCGGCTGGGGCGATCCACTTCGGCCGTCAGCGCGCAGCTGAAAAAATTGGAGGAGCAGGCGGGTGCGCCGATTTTTCGCAAGGCCGGGCGTGGGCTGGCGCTGACCGACGCCGGTCAGACGCTGCTTGGCTATGCACGCCGCCTGCTCGAGCTGAATGATGAAACCGCCAGTGCCGTGCGTGGCATTGAATTGGAAGGAGAGGTGAAGCTGGGCTTGCAGGAGGATTTCGGCGAAGCGCTGCTGTCGGCGGTGCTGGGCCGTTTCATGCGTGCGCATCCGAAGGTGCGGGTGGAAGTGTGCGTGGCGCGCAGCTCGGAGTTGCGTGAGCGCGCCAGCTTGGGACGCATCGATCTGGCTCTGTTATGGGAAGGCACGCCGCCAGCGTTGAACGGCGAACGGGTGGCAGATTTGCCTTTGTGCTGGATCGGACCGGTGCAGGATAATTTGGACTGGCAGCGGCCAGTGGATGATCCGAATGCGGCGGCGAGCGCGCCGCTGTCGCTGGTCTTGCTGGATGCGCCTTGCCTGCTGCGCGACATTGCATCGACGGCGCTGGATACAGCCGGAATTCCGTGGCGCCATGCATTCACTAGCGCCAGCCTGTCGGCCCTGTGGGCGGCTTCTGCGGCCGGACTCGGACTGACGGTACGCACGCCGATCGGGCTGCCGGCCAGCTTGCGCATCCTCGATCCGCAGCAGGCCGGCTTGCCGTCGTTGCCGTCGATCGGCTTGTCGCTATACCGCGCGCAGGCGATGGCGGGGCCGGCGGTGACGCGGCTCGAAGAATTGCTGCTGCAAGCAGTTCAGGATGCAATCAGGAAGGTCGCGCCGGCCTGA
- a CDS encoding ArsR/SmtB family transcription factor, which produces MHPQPNISAVAFLIADPARAAMLMTLCDGRALPAGELAHAAGVTAQTASAHLGKLLDGGLLLCEQQGRHRYYRLANSQVAQALEQLAAINPTAALKRKPLSRTAQDLRLARCCYDHLAGQVGVALTQALQERGLLVAGAGKRFDLSEAGIAWFAAMGVDIGLIKPGRYGLARQCLDWTERAHHLAGPLGVRLMAALSEAGWLRRSSSSRVVQITPKGWAGLKAQLGIDQRSVEQIE; this is translated from the coding sequence GTGCATCCACAACCGAATATCTCTGCCGTCGCTTTCCTTATCGCCGATCCGGCGCGCGCAGCCATGCTGATGACGTTATGCGATGGCCGCGCCCTGCCGGCCGGCGAACTGGCGCATGCAGCAGGCGTCACCGCGCAAACCGCCAGCGCCCATCTCGGCAAGCTGCTCGACGGTGGCCTGCTGCTGTGCGAACAGCAAGGCAGACATCGCTACTACCGACTAGCCAATTCCCAGGTCGCGCAAGCGCTCGAACAACTCGCTGCCATCAATCCGACTGCAGCGCTCAAGCGCAAACCCTTGAGCCGCACTGCACAGGATTTGCGCCTGGCGCGCTGCTGCTACGATCATCTGGCAGGACAAGTCGGCGTTGCCTTGACCCAAGCGCTGCAAGAGCGTGGCCTGCTGGTGGCCGGCGCCGGCAAACGATTTGATCTATCGGAAGCCGGCATCGCCTGGTTCGCAGCAATGGGCGTGGATATCGGTCTCATCAAGCCGGGTCGGTATGGACTTGCACGGCAATGCCTTGACTGGACAGAACGTGCGCATCATCTGGCCGGTCCGCTCGGGGTGCGTTTGATGGCGGCACTGAGCGAGGCCGGGTGGCTGCGGCGCTCATCGTCGTCGCGTGTCGTGCAAATCACGCCAAAGGGATGGGCGGGATTAAAAGCCCAGCTTGGGATTGATCAGCGCAGCGTGGAACAGATCGAATAG
- a CDS encoding ABC transporter ATP-binding protein — MNSTNTTPQAADQPLLRVRDLRVSFRADKKTMIETVKGISFDIPRDTTVALVGESGSGKSVSSLAVMGLLPPDNSSIAATSVIEFEGRNLLAMSIDERRDMCGKEISMIFQEPMTSLNPVFTVGFQIGEVLRLHMGMDAKQARKRSIELLEEVGIPSPATKVDAYPSQMSGGQQQRVMIAMAIACEPKLLIADEPTTALDVTIQKQIIDLIEALRKRHKMSVLFITHDLALVGEIADQVIVMRHGEVREKGTVRQIFENPQDPYTKALLMCRPSLDTRPWRLPVISDYMNGNNGTELDLRERTRGCSGKEDILLDVRGLGKSFYSREGLFGRKEFQAVKDVSFKLARGKTLGVVGESGSGKTTVGLTLMRLHQATAGQALFEGKDIIGMSNQEFMSYKRRIQIIFQNPYASLNPRFTIGQILLEPMRIHQIGSDDNERTEMAMQLLQKVGLPTAAYHRYPHEFSGGQRQRIAIARCLTLRPEVLVCDESVSALDVSVQAQVLNLLQDLQEEFGMSYIFISHDLSVVKYLADQVMVMHQGKVVELANSDDLYHNPTHPYTRQLLSAIPRGLQN, encoded by the coding sequence ATGAATTCGACCAACACCACACCGCAAGCGGCAGATCAACCGCTGTTGCGCGTACGCGACCTGCGCGTCAGTTTCCGCGCCGACAAGAAAACCATGATCGAAACCGTCAAGGGCATTTCCTTTGACATCCCACGCGACACCACCGTCGCGCTGGTCGGCGAATCGGGCAGCGGCAAATCGGTCAGCTCGCTAGCCGTAATGGGCCTGCTGCCACCGGATAATTCCAGCATTGCCGCCACCAGCGTCATCGAATTCGAGGGCCGCAATCTGCTGGCCATGTCGATTGATGAACGGCGCGACATGTGCGGCAAGGAAATCTCGATGATTTTCCAGGAGCCGATGACCTCGCTCAATCCAGTCTTCACGGTTGGCTTCCAGATCGGCGAAGTGCTTCGCCTGCATATGGGCATGGACGCCAAGCAGGCCCGCAAGCGTTCCATCGAGCTGCTGGAGGAAGTCGGCATCCCATCGCCGGCGACCAAAGTAGATGCCTATCCGAGCCAGATGTCGGGCGGCCAGCAGCAGCGCGTGATGATCGCCATGGCGATTGCTTGCGAACCGAAACTGCTGATCGCCGACGAGCCGACCACCGCGCTCGACGTCACGATCCAGAAACAGATCATCGATTTGATCGAGGCGCTGCGCAAGCGTCACAAGATGTCGGTCCTGTTCATTACCCATGACCTGGCGCTGGTCGGCGAAATTGCCGATCAAGTGATCGTCATGCGTCACGGCGAAGTGCGTGAGAAAGGCACTGTGCGCCAGATCTTCGAGAACCCGCAGGACCCGTACACCAAGGCCCTGCTGATGTGCCGTCCTTCGCTCGACACCCGTCCATGGCGCCTGCCGGTTATCAGTGACTACATGAACGGCAACAACGGCACCGAACTCGATCTGCGCGAACGCACCCGCGGCTGCAGCGGCAAGGAAGATATCCTGCTCGACGTGCGTGGCTTGGGCAAGAGCTTCTACTCGCGCGAAGGCTTGTTCGGCCGCAAGGAATTCCAGGCGGTCAAGGATGTCTCGTTCAAGCTGGCGCGTGGCAAGACGCTCGGCGTGGTGGGCGAATCCGGTTCCGGCAAGACCACCGTCGGCCTGACCCTGATGCGTCTGCACCAGGCCACAGCTGGCCAGGCGCTGTTCGAAGGCAAGGACATCATCGGCATGTCGAACCAGGAGTTCATGTCCTACAAGCGGCGCATCCAGATCATTTTCCAGAACCCGTACGCCTCGCTCAACCCGCGCTTCACAATCGGCCAGATCCTGCTGGAACCGATGCGTATCCACCAGATCGGCAGCGACGACAACGAGCGCACCGAAATGGCGATGCAGTTGTTGCAAAAGGTTGGCCTGCCGACTGCTGCCTACCACCGTTATCCGCATGAATTTTCCGGCGGCCAGCGGCAACGGATTGCGATTGCACGCTGCCTGACCTTACGTCCGGAAGTGCTGGTGTGTGATGAATCGGTATCGGCGCTGGACGTCTCGGTGCAAGCCCAGGTGCTGAATCTGCTGCAAGACCTGCAGGAAGAATTCGGCATGAGCTACATCTTCATTTCGCATGATCTGTCGGTAGTCAAATACCTGGCCGACCAGGTGATGGTGATGCATCAAGGGAAGGTGGTCGAACTAGCCAACTCGGATGACCTGTACCACAATCCGACCCATCCTTACACACGTCAATTGCTGAGCGCCATTCCACGCGGCCTGCAAAACTGA
- a CDS encoding trimeric intracellular cation channel family protein gives MTRIKLKTETVVLAADLAGTLVFAIEGALSAMRSNLDLLGVMVISFIAALGGGVIRDLLIGATPPNAIRDWRYPVLTFCAGILTFVFHSTFQALPPMLILVLDAAGLALFAVAGVEKATQFGIRPFVAMLMGTVTGVGGGVVRDILLARVPAVLQVDIYATAAFFGAFVVVVGRRFGLSPGAAALVGGIACFSLRVVAATHGWHLPRADG, from the coding sequence ATGACCAGGATCAAACTGAAAACTGAAACTGTGGTGCTGGCGGCCGATCTGGCCGGCACCCTGGTGTTCGCAATAGAAGGTGCGCTCAGTGCGATGCGCAGCAATCTCGACCTGCTCGGCGTGATGGTGATTTCATTCATCGCTGCGCTTGGCGGCGGCGTGATCCGTGATCTGCTGATCGGCGCCACGCCGCCGAACGCGATCCGCGACTGGCGCTATCCGGTGCTGACATTCTGCGCCGGCATCCTGACCTTTGTTTTCCATTCCACTTTTCAAGCCTTGCCGCCCATGCTGATCCTGGTGCTTGACGCCGCCGGCCTGGCATTATTTGCAGTGGCAGGCGTCGAGAAAGCGACCCAGTTCGGCATCCGGCCGTTTGTTGCGATGTTAATGGGCACCGTCACCGGCGTCGGCGGCGGCGTCGTGCGCGACATCCTGCTGGCACGCGTGCCAGCCGTGCTGCAGGTCGACATCTACGCCACTGCGGCGTTCTTCGGTGCCTTCGTGGTCGTCGTGGGGCGCCGCTTCGGCTTGTCGCCTGGCGCGGCAGCGCTGGTCGGCGGCATCGCTTGTTTCAGCTTGCGCGTGGTGGCGGCAACGCACGGCTGGCATCTGCCGCGCGCAGATGGTTGA
- a CDS encoding permease, with the protein MNTLSPPSPARGLSFWWKPALFVLVAVIGLYYVKWSPYYLKSFVAADKHSIGASILNDNPGDPVNAALSYAKVYFLAIWKAAVLGVILGSLLQVLIPRDWLLRMFGGSGFSSALRGGLFALPGMMCTCCAAPVVAGMRRQQVSVGAALAFWIANPVLNPATLVFMGFVLGWGFVVLRLVAGVVLVLGVALIAQRISRPEQMPESALVAVVDASTPDQKKFLVRWARSLWQLFWNTIPVYILAVLLMGAARVWLFPHVDGAMSNGLLWLLPMAIVGMLFMIPTAAEIPIVQTMLSLGMGMAPAVALLMTLPSVSLPSLLMLRKDFDGKVLVVVALLTVLVGVVSGLVGALLL; encoded by the coding sequence ATGAATACTCTTTCTCCTCCATCGCCAGCAAGAGGTCTATCGTTCTGGTGGAAGCCTGCCTTGTTTGTGCTGGTCGCCGTGATCGGCCTATACTACGTCAAATGGTCGCCTTACTACCTGAAATCATTCGTCGCCGCCGACAAGCACAGCATCGGCGCTTCGATTCTCAACGATAACCCGGGCGACCCGGTGAATGCCGCCTTGAGCTATGCCAAGGTGTATTTCCTGGCAATCTGGAAAGCTGCGGTGCTGGGGGTGATCCTCGGTTCCTTGCTGCAAGTGCTGATTCCGCGCGACTGGCTGTTGCGCATGTTCGGCGGCAGCGGTTTCAGCTCTGCCTTGCGTGGCGGCCTGTTCGCTTTGCCCGGCATGATGTGCACCTGCTGCGCAGCGCCGGTAGTGGCTGGGATGCGCCGCCAGCAGGTTTCGGTGGGCGCCGCGCTGGCCTTCTGGATTGCCAATCCTGTGCTCAATCCGGCGACGCTGGTATTCATGGGCTTTGTGTTGGGCTGGGGCTTCGTGGTGTTGCGCCTGGTCGCGGGCGTGGTGCTGGTGCTTGGCGTCGCTTTGATCGCCCAACGCATCTCGCGCCCTGAACAAATGCCTGAATCGGCTCTGGTAGCGGTGGTGGATGCCAGCACGCCTGACCAGAAAAAATTCTTGGTGCGCTGGGCGCGCAGCCTGTGGCAATTGTTCTGGAACACTATTCCGGTTTACATTTTGGCGGTATTGTTGATGGGCGCGGCGCGGGTCTGGCTGTTCCCGCATGTCGATGGCGCCATGAGTAACGGTTTGCTGTGGCTGCTGCCGATGGCGATTGTCGGCATGCTGTTCATGATCCCGACCGCCGCTGAAATTCCCATCGTGCAGACCATGCTGTCGCTGGGCATGGGTATGGCGCCTGCAGTGGCGTTGCTGATGACGTTGCCGAGCGTCAGCCTGCCTTCGCTGCTGATGCTGCGCAAGGATTTTGACGGCAAGGTGCTGGTGGTGGTGGCCTTGCTGACAGTGCTGGTTGGCGTGGTCAGCGGACTGGTGGGCGCGCTGCTGCTTTAG